Proteins found in one Paralichthys olivaceus isolate ysfri-2021 chromosome 19, ASM2471397v2, whole genome shotgun sequence genomic segment:
- the map7b gene encoding ensconsin isoform X6 codes for MPENKQRGQGGGAGECTQGKWKLRKGGSRSAIPALFTITEEDEGQKRRDACRRKKKASYSQYRSEDGTVSSTPRRSSSGSGQTYTPTPIPTPTPSHATIGNSPSNNAAAKMDSLLFNKIDERQKLARERREEREKQNAVKEAQWQAREERARQHYEKHLEERRRKLEEQRVKEEKRRAAVDEKRRQKLEEDRVRHEAVMRRTLERSQRTRQKPNRWSWGAALNTNTPSTPAGFVESAFLYPLDLAGLEHMQSAFSLYHRYGMTSQYGDRRSVSTMNLSKHADPVITKRLSYSSATLLHSPDRGLRRLPLTPWESNMVNRLQQPTHSYLARSRSAMSLSGDQTVSCQPMGSMSFKALQAQPLPHCRSQERSLSRETASSSSTAPRRRTTGTTQHRKDRDNVRKSWSNLSLPLAPIMIFPPSKRSCSPGKKISKTTAPSPGRPPQKTAGRPPTPKLLKSPGAEDPGNLRPVRITPNNPHSPTPNRAQAQEEEQEQVLSPSQPRPQPLGQNKTSNEQTPTAPTVSGESISSPPAQRLSAGTTNPEEASRILAENRRLAREQREREEEKRRLQEEQARLAKEEMARRKAEERVKREEEAQQQAEERRRKEEEERKAEEERLEKEREEAERLQTQKEEEESRQREEAERLRQEREKHFQKEEAERLERKKRLEEIMKRTRRSDTAEKKVIPSRNGDSAASPAPSAVTMSPTQHSNGNSRQTEPNPNPSTTALSHPDQRENGDFEEVIVLPSHSRLSPPEGEEQQQQQEEERVPVIAFRENGLLKPLSGIEDISAQQGPDVA; via the exons ATGCCAGAGAATAAACAAAGAGGACAAGGAGGAGGTGCAGGCGAGTGCACACAGGGAAAGTGGAAGCTGAGGAAGGGAGGCAGCCGCTCAGCCATCCCGGCACTCTTCACCATCACTGAGGAAGATGAGGGACAGAAGCGGAGAGATGCTTgcagaaggaagaaaaaag CTTCTTACTCCCAGTATAGAtcagaggatggcacagtgtcaTCAACCCCCCGTCGAAGCTCCTCAGGCTCCGGACAGACCTACACTCCCACCCCTATCCCCACTCCAACCCCAAGTCACGCAACCATCGGCAACAGCCCCAGTAACAATGCTGCTGCTAAAATGG ACTCGTTACTCTTCAACAAGATTGACGAGAGACAGAAGTTGGCCCGTGAGCGCAGGGAGGAGCGTGAGAAACAGAATG CTGTCAAGGAGGCGCAGTGGCAGGCACGTGAGGAGCGAGCCCGGCAGCACTATGAGAAgcacctggaggagaggaggagaaagctcgAGGAGCAGAGGgtaaaggaggagaagagacggGCTGCCGTGGATGAGAAACGGCGGCAGAAACTGGAAGAGGACAGG GTTCGTCATGAGGCAGTGATGCGTCGGACGCTGGAGAGGAGCCAGAGAACCAGGCAGAAGCCCAACCGCTGGTCGTGGGGAGCGgccctgaacacaaacactccCAGCACACCGGCCG GTTTTGTCGAGTCGGCTTTCCTCTATCCACTCGACCTTGCTGGACTGGAGCACATGCAGAGTGCTTTCAGTCTCTACCACAGATACGGAATGACCTCCCAAT ATGGTGACAGGCGGTCAGTGTCCACAATGAATTTATCCAAACATGCAGACCCTGTGATCACCAAGCGCCTCTCTTACTCCTCCGCGACACTCCTGCACTCACCAGACAGAG gccTCCGCCGTCTACCATTGACGCCGTGGGAGAGCAATATGGTCAACCGCCTGCAGCAGCCGACACACTCCTATCTGGCCCGGAGTCGCAGTGCCATGAGTCTGTCTGGAGATCaaacag TGTCTTGCCAGCCCATGGGCTCCATGTCCTTCAAGGCCCTGCAGGCTCAGCCGCTGCCTCACTGCCGCAGCCAGGAGAGGAGCCTCAGCAGGGAGACGgcctcgtcctcctccaccGCCCCACGCAGGAGGACGACCGGAACCACACAG CACCGAAAGGACCGTGACAACGTCAGGAAGTCCTGGAGCAACCTGTCACTCCCACTGGCCCCCATTATGATTTTTCCTCCCAGCAAACGCTCCTGTTCGCCAGGCAAAAAGATCAGTAAAACGACAGCACCTTCTCCTGGCAG GCCTCCACAGAAGACAGCAGGGCGTCCTCCGACCCCCAAGCTGCTTAAATCCCCGGGGGCAGAAGACCCTGGTAACCTTCGGCCAGTCAGAATCACACCCAATAACCCTCACTCCCCAACACCAAACAGAGCCCAAGCccaagaagaggagcaggaacaGGTCCTCAGCCCTTCTCAGCCTCGACCTCAGCCTCTGGGTCAGAACAAGACCTCGAATGAGCAGACGCCCACGGCACCAACAGTATCGGGCG AGAGCATAAGCAGTCCTCCGGCCCAAAGACTTTCAGCAGGCACCACAAATCCAGAGGAGGCGAGTCGTATCCTGGCTGAGAACAGACGGCTGGCCCgcgagcagagggagagagaggaagagaagcgcAGGCTACAGGAGGAGCAAGCAAG GCTAGCAAAGGAGGAGATGGCTCGCCGGAAAGCGGAGGAGCGagtaaagagagaggaggaggctcagcagcaggctgaggagaggagaagaaaggaggaggaagagaggaaggcagaggaagagaggcttgagaaagagagagaagaggcagagagactcCAGACACAG aaagaggaagaggagtctcgacagagagaggaggcagagcgactgaggcaggagagagagaaacactttCAGAAAGAGGAGGCCGAACgcctggagagaaaaaag CGCCTGGAGGAGATTATGAAGAGAACAAGACGTTCAGATACAGCAGAGAAG AAAGTAATTCCGAGCAGGAATGGAGACAGTGCAG CCTCTCCTGCTCCGTCAGCAGTGACGATGTCGCCAACACAGCACAGCAACGGCAACAGTCGACAAACTGAACCCAACCCAAACCCCAGCACCACAGCACTGAGCCATCCTGACCAGAG GGAGAATGGAGATTTCGAGGAGGTGATCGTCTTGCCTTCACATTCCAGGTTGTCTCCTcctgagggagaggagcagcagcagcagcaggaggaagagagagttCCTGTCATAGCCTTCAGGGAGAATGGTCTCCTAAAGCCTCTGAGTGGAATAGAGGATATATCAGCCCAGCAGGGACCAG
- the map7b gene encoding ensconsin isoform X1, giving the protein MPENKQRGQGGGAGECTQGKWKLRKGGSRSAIPALFTITEEDEGQKRRDACRRKKKASYSQYRSEDGTVSSTPRRSSSGSGQTYTPTPIPTPTPSHATIGNSPSNNAAAKMDSLLFNKIDERQKLARERREEREKQNAVKEAQWQAREERARQHYEKHLEERRRKLEEQRVKEEKRRAAVDEKRRQKLEEDRVRHEAVMRRTLERSQRTRQKPNRWSWGAALNTNTPSTPAGFVESAFLYPLDLAGLEHMQSAFSLYHRYGMTSQYGDRRSVSTMNLSKHADPVITKRLSYSSATLLHSPDRGLQMRTASSPVINKAQSKLRLHQGKTNPHRDTGLRRLPLTPWESNMVNRLQQPTHSYLARSRSAMSLSGDQTAMPVCPRSVSCQPMGSMSFKALQAQPLPHCRSQERSLSRETASSSSTAPRRRTTGTTQHRKDRDNVRKSWSNLSLPLAPIMIFPPSKRSCSPGKKISKTTAPSPGRPPQKTAGRPPTPKLLKSPGAEDPGNLRPVRITPNNPHSPTPNRAQAQEEEQEQVLSPSQPRPQPLGQNKTSNEQTPTAPTVSGESISSPPAQRLSAGTTNPEEASRILAENRRLAREQREREEEKRRLQEEQARLAKEEMARRKAEERVKREEEAQQQAEERRRKEEEERKAEEERLEKEREEAERLQTQKEEEESRQREEAERLRQEREKHFQKEEAERLERKKRLEEIMKRTRRSDTAEKKVIPSRNGDSAASPAPSAVTMSPTQHSNGNSRQTEPNPNPSTTALSHPDQRENGDFEEVIVLPSHSRLSPPEGEEQQQQQEEERVPVIAFRENGLLKPLSGIEDISAQQGPDVA; this is encoded by the exons ATGCCAGAGAATAAACAAAGAGGACAAGGAGGAGGTGCAGGCGAGTGCACACAGGGAAAGTGGAAGCTGAGGAAGGGAGGCAGCCGCTCAGCCATCCCGGCACTCTTCACCATCACTGAGGAAGATGAGGGACAGAAGCGGAGAGATGCTTgcagaaggaagaaaaaag CTTCTTACTCCCAGTATAGAtcagaggatggcacagtgtcaTCAACCCCCCGTCGAAGCTCCTCAGGCTCCGGACAGACCTACACTCCCACCCCTATCCCCACTCCAACCCCAAGTCACGCAACCATCGGCAACAGCCCCAGTAACAATGCTGCTGCTAAAATGG ACTCGTTACTCTTCAACAAGATTGACGAGAGACAGAAGTTGGCCCGTGAGCGCAGGGAGGAGCGTGAGAAACAGAATG CTGTCAAGGAGGCGCAGTGGCAGGCACGTGAGGAGCGAGCCCGGCAGCACTATGAGAAgcacctggaggagaggaggagaaagctcgAGGAGCAGAGGgtaaaggaggagaagagacggGCTGCCGTGGATGAGAAACGGCGGCAGAAACTGGAAGAGGACAGG GTTCGTCATGAGGCAGTGATGCGTCGGACGCTGGAGAGGAGCCAGAGAACCAGGCAGAAGCCCAACCGCTGGTCGTGGGGAGCGgccctgaacacaaacactccCAGCACACCGGCCG GTTTTGTCGAGTCGGCTTTCCTCTATCCACTCGACCTTGCTGGACTGGAGCACATGCAGAGTGCTTTCAGTCTCTACCACAGATACGGAATGACCTCCCAAT ATGGTGACAGGCGGTCAGTGTCCACAATGAATTTATCCAAACATGCAGACCCTGTGATCACCAAGCGCCTCTCTTACTCCTCCGCGACACTCCTGCACTCACCAGACAGAG GTTTACAGATGAGAACAGCCTCCTCCCCTGTCATTAACAAAGCTCAGTCCAAACTCCGCCTACACCAAGGAAAGACCAacccacacagagacacag gccTCCGCCGTCTACCATTGACGCCGTGGGAGAGCAATATGGTCAACCGCCTGCAGCAGCCGACACACTCCTATCTGGCCCGGAGTCGCAGTGCCATGAGTCTGTCTGGAGATCaaacag CCATGCCTGTGTGTCCTCGCTCAGTGTCTTGCCAGCCCATGGGCTCCATGTCCTTCAAGGCCCTGCAGGCTCAGCCGCTGCCTCACTGCCGCAGCCAGGAGAGGAGCCTCAGCAGGGAGACGgcctcgtcctcctccaccGCCCCACGCAGGAGGACGACCGGAACCACACAG CACCGAAAGGACCGTGACAACGTCAGGAAGTCCTGGAGCAACCTGTCACTCCCACTGGCCCCCATTATGATTTTTCCTCCCAGCAAACGCTCCTGTTCGCCAGGCAAAAAGATCAGTAAAACGACAGCACCTTCTCCTGGCAG GCCTCCACAGAAGACAGCAGGGCGTCCTCCGACCCCCAAGCTGCTTAAATCCCCGGGGGCAGAAGACCCTGGTAACCTTCGGCCAGTCAGAATCACACCCAATAACCCTCACTCCCCAACACCAAACAGAGCCCAAGCccaagaagaggagcaggaacaGGTCCTCAGCCCTTCTCAGCCTCGACCTCAGCCTCTGGGTCAGAACAAGACCTCGAATGAGCAGACGCCCACGGCACCAACAGTATCGGGCG AGAGCATAAGCAGTCCTCCGGCCCAAAGACTTTCAGCAGGCACCACAAATCCAGAGGAGGCGAGTCGTATCCTGGCTGAGAACAGACGGCTGGCCCgcgagcagagggagagagaggaagagaagcgcAGGCTACAGGAGGAGCAAGCAAG GCTAGCAAAGGAGGAGATGGCTCGCCGGAAAGCGGAGGAGCGagtaaagagagaggaggaggctcagcagcaggctgaggagaggagaagaaaggaggaggaagagaggaaggcagaggaagagaggcttgagaaagagagagaagaggcagagagactcCAGACACAG aaagaggaagaggagtctcgacagagagaggaggcagagcgactgaggcaggagagagagaaacactttCAGAAAGAGGAGGCCGAACgcctggagagaaaaaag CGCCTGGAGGAGATTATGAAGAGAACAAGACGTTCAGATACAGCAGAGAAG AAAGTAATTCCGAGCAGGAATGGAGACAGTGCAG CCTCTCCTGCTCCGTCAGCAGTGACGATGTCGCCAACACAGCACAGCAACGGCAACAGTCGACAAACTGAACCCAACCCAAACCCCAGCACCACAGCACTGAGCCATCCTGACCAGAG GGAGAATGGAGATTTCGAGGAGGTGATCGTCTTGCCTTCACATTCCAGGTTGTCTCCTcctgagggagaggagcagcagcagcagcaggaggaagagagagttCCTGTCATAGCCTTCAGGGAGAATGGTCTCCTAAAGCCTCTGAGTGGAATAGAGGATATATCAGCCCAGCAGGGACCAG
- the map7b gene encoding ensconsin isoform X8, translating to MPENKQRGQGGGAGECTQGKWKLRKGGSRSAIPALFTITEEDEGQKRRDACRRKKKASYSQYRSEDGTVSSTPRRSSSGSGQTYTPTPIPTPTPSHATIGNSPSNNAAAKMDSLLFNKIDERQKLARERREEREKQNAVKEAQWQAREERARQHYEKHLEERRRKLEEQRVKEEKRRAAVDEKRRQKLEEDRVRHEAVMRRTLERSQRTRQKPNRWSWGAALNTNTPSTPADGDRRSVSTMNLSKHADPVITKRLSYSSATLLHSPDRGLRRLPLTPWESNMVNRLQQPTHSYLARSRSAMSLSGDQTAMPVCPRSVSCQPMGSMSFKALQAQPLPHCRSQERSLSRETASSSSTAPRRRTTGTTQHRKDRDNVRKSWSNLSLPLAPIMIFPPSKRSCSPGKKISKTTAPSPGRPPQKTAGRPPTPKLLKSPGAEDPGNLRPVRITPNNPHSPTPNRAQAQEEEQEQVLSPSQPRPQPLGQNKTSNEQTPTAPTVSGESISSPPAQRLSAGTTNPEEASRILAENRRLAREQREREEEKRRLQEEQARLAKEEMARRKAEERVKREEEAQQQAEERRRKEEEERKAEEERLEKEREEAERLQTQKEEEESRQREEAERLRQEREKHFQKEEAERLERKKRLEEIMKRTRRSDTAEKKVIPSRNGDSAASPAPSAVTMSPTQHSNGNSRQTEPNPNPSTTALSHPDQRENGDFEEVIVLPSHSRLSPPEGEEQQQQQEEERVPVIAFRENGLLKPLSGIEDISAQQGPDVA from the exons ATGCCAGAGAATAAACAAAGAGGACAAGGAGGAGGTGCAGGCGAGTGCACACAGGGAAAGTGGAAGCTGAGGAAGGGAGGCAGCCGCTCAGCCATCCCGGCACTCTTCACCATCACTGAGGAAGATGAGGGACAGAAGCGGAGAGATGCTTgcagaaggaagaaaaaag CTTCTTACTCCCAGTATAGAtcagaggatggcacagtgtcaTCAACCCCCCGTCGAAGCTCCTCAGGCTCCGGACAGACCTACACTCCCACCCCTATCCCCACTCCAACCCCAAGTCACGCAACCATCGGCAACAGCCCCAGTAACAATGCTGCTGCTAAAATGG ACTCGTTACTCTTCAACAAGATTGACGAGAGACAGAAGTTGGCCCGTGAGCGCAGGGAGGAGCGTGAGAAACAGAATG CTGTCAAGGAGGCGCAGTGGCAGGCACGTGAGGAGCGAGCCCGGCAGCACTATGAGAAgcacctggaggagaggaggagaaagctcgAGGAGCAGAGGgtaaaggaggagaagagacggGCTGCCGTGGATGAGAAACGGCGGCAGAAACTGGAAGAGGACAGG GTTCGTCATGAGGCAGTGATGCGTCGGACGCTGGAGAGGAGCCAGAGAACCAGGCAGAAGCCCAACCGCTGGTCGTGGGGAGCGgccctgaacacaaacactccCAGCACACCGGCCG ATGGTGACAGGCGGTCAGTGTCCACAATGAATTTATCCAAACATGCAGACCCTGTGATCACCAAGCGCCTCTCTTACTCCTCCGCGACACTCCTGCACTCACCAGACAGAG gccTCCGCCGTCTACCATTGACGCCGTGGGAGAGCAATATGGTCAACCGCCTGCAGCAGCCGACACACTCCTATCTGGCCCGGAGTCGCAGTGCCATGAGTCTGTCTGGAGATCaaacag CCATGCCTGTGTGTCCTCGCTCAGTGTCTTGCCAGCCCATGGGCTCCATGTCCTTCAAGGCCCTGCAGGCTCAGCCGCTGCCTCACTGCCGCAGCCAGGAGAGGAGCCTCAGCAGGGAGACGgcctcgtcctcctccaccGCCCCACGCAGGAGGACGACCGGAACCACACAG CACCGAAAGGACCGTGACAACGTCAGGAAGTCCTGGAGCAACCTGTCACTCCCACTGGCCCCCATTATGATTTTTCCTCCCAGCAAACGCTCCTGTTCGCCAGGCAAAAAGATCAGTAAAACGACAGCACCTTCTCCTGGCAG GCCTCCACAGAAGACAGCAGGGCGTCCTCCGACCCCCAAGCTGCTTAAATCCCCGGGGGCAGAAGACCCTGGTAACCTTCGGCCAGTCAGAATCACACCCAATAACCCTCACTCCCCAACACCAAACAGAGCCCAAGCccaagaagaggagcaggaacaGGTCCTCAGCCCTTCTCAGCCTCGACCTCAGCCTCTGGGTCAGAACAAGACCTCGAATGAGCAGACGCCCACGGCACCAACAGTATCGGGCG AGAGCATAAGCAGTCCTCCGGCCCAAAGACTTTCAGCAGGCACCACAAATCCAGAGGAGGCGAGTCGTATCCTGGCTGAGAACAGACGGCTGGCCCgcgagcagagggagagagaggaagagaagcgcAGGCTACAGGAGGAGCAAGCAAG GCTAGCAAAGGAGGAGATGGCTCGCCGGAAAGCGGAGGAGCGagtaaagagagaggaggaggctcagcagcaggctgaggagaggagaagaaaggaggaggaagagaggaaggcagaggaagagaggcttgagaaagagagagaagaggcagagagactcCAGACACAG aaagaggaagaggagtctcgacagagagaggaggcagagcgactgaggcaggagagagagaaacactttCAGAAAGAGGAGGCCGAACgcctggagagaaaaaag CGCCTGGAGGAGATTATGAAGAGAACAAGACGTTCAGATACAGCAGAGAAG AAAGTAATTCCGAGCAGGAATGGAGACAGTGCAG CCTCTCCTGCTCCGTCAGCAGTGACGATGTCGCCAACACAGCACAGCAACGGCAACAGTCGACAAACTGAACCCAACCCAAACCCCAGCACCACAGCACTGAGCCATCCTGACCAGAG GGAGAATGGAGATTTCGAGGAGGTGATCGTCTTGCCTTCACATTCCAGGTTGTCTCCTcctgagggagaggagcagcagcagcagcaggaggaagagagagttCCTGTCATAGCCTTCAGGGAGAATGGTCTCCTAAAGCCTCTGAGTGGAATAGAGGATATATCAGCCCAGCAGGGACCAG
- the map7b gene encoding ensconsin isoform X5, whose product MPENKQRGQGGGAGECTQGKWKLRKGGSRSAIPALFTITEEDEGQKRRDACRRKKKASYSQYRSEDGTVSSTPRRSSSGSGQTYTPTPIPTPTPSHATIGNSPSNNAAAKMDSLLFNKIDERQKLARERREEREKQNAVKEAQWQAREERARQHYEKHLEERRRKLEEQRVKEEKRRAAVDEKRRQKLEEDRVRHEAVMRRTLERSQRTRQKPNRWSWGAALNTNTPSTPADGDRRSVSTMNLSKHADPVITKRLSYSSATLLHSPDRGLQMRTASSPVINKAQSKLRLHQGKTNPHRDTGLRRLPLTPWESNMVNRLQQPTHSYLARSRSAMSLSGDQTAMPVCPRSVSCQPMGSMSFKALQAQPLPHCRSQERSLSRETASSSSTAPRRRTTGTTQHRKDRDNVRKSWSNLSLPLAPIMIFPPSKRSCSPGKKISKTTAPSPGRPPQKTAGRPPTPKLLKSPGAEDPGNLRPVRITPNNPHSPTPNRAQAQEEEQEQVLSPSQPRPQPLGQNKTSNEQTPTAPTVSGESISSPPAQRLSAGTTNPEEASRILAENRRLAREQREREEEKRRLQEEQARLAKEEMARRKAEERVKREEEAQQQAEERRRKEEEERKAEEERLEKEREEAERLQTQKEEEESRQREEAERLRQEREKHFQKEEAERLERKKRLEEIMKRTRRSDTAEKKVIPSRNGDSAASPAPSAVTMSPTQHSNGNSRQTEPNPNPSTTALSHPDQRENGDFEEVIVLPSHSRLSPPEGEEQQQQQEEERVPVIAFRENGLLKPLSGIEDISAQQGPDVA is encoded by the exons ATGCCAGAGAATAAACAAAGAGGACAAGGAGGAGGTGCAGGCGAGTGCACACAGGGAAAGTGGAAGCTGAGGAAGGGAGGCAGCCGCTCAGCCATCCCGGCACTCTTCACCATCACTGAGGAAGATGAGGGACAGAAGCGGAGAGATGCTTgcagaaggaagaaaaaag CTTCTTACTCCCAGTATAGAtcagaggatggcacagtgtcaTCAACCCCCCGTCGAAGCTCCTCAGGCTCCGGACAGACCTACACTCCCACCCCTATCCCCACTCCAACCCCAAGTCACGCAACCATCGGCAACAGCCCCAGTAACAATGCTGCTGCTAAAATGG ACTCGTTACTCTTCAACAAGATTGACGAGAGACAGAAGTTGGCCCGTGAGCGCAGGGAGGAGCGTGAGAAACAGAATG CTGTCAAGGAGGCGCAGTGGCAGGCACGTGAGGAGCGAGCCCGGCAGCACTATGAGAAgcacctggaggagaggaggagaaagctcgAGGAGCAGAGGgtaaaggaggagaagagacggGCTGCCGTGGATGAGAAACGGCGGCAGAAACTGGAAGAGGACAGG GTTCGTCATGAGGCAGTGATGCGTCGGACGCTGGAGAGGAGCCAGAGAACCAGGCAGAAGCCCAACCGCTGGTCGTGGGGAGCGgccctgaacacaaacactccCAGCACACCGGCCG ATGGTGACAGGCGGTCAGTGTCCACAATGAATTTATCCAAACATGCAGACCCTGTGATCACCAAGCGCCTCTCTTACTCCTCCGCGACACTCCTGCACTCACCAGACAGAG GTTTACAGATGAGAACAGCCTCCTCCCCTGTCATTAACAAAGCTCAGTCCAAACTCCGCCTACACCAAGGAAAGACCAacccacacagagacacag gccTCCGCCGTCTACCATTGACGCCGTGGGAGAGCAATATGGTCAACCGCCTGCAGCAGCCGACACACTCCTATCTGGCCCGGAGTCGCAGTGCCATGAGTCTGTCTGGAGATCaaacag CCATGCCTGTGTGTCCTCGCTCAGTGTCTTGCCAGCCCATGGGCTCCATGTCCTTCAAGGCCCTGCAGGCTCAGCCGCTGCCTCACTGCCGCAGCCAGGAGAGGAGCCTCAGCAGGGAGACGgcctcgtcctcctccaccGCCCCACGCAGGAGGACGACCGGAACCACACAG CACCGAAAGGACCGTGACAACGTCAGGAAGTCCTGGAGCAACCTGTCACTCCCACTGGCCCCCATTATGATTTTTCCTCCCAGCAAACGCTCCTGTTCGCCAGGCAAAAAGATCAGTAAAACGACAGCACCTTCTCCTGGCAG GCCTCCACAGAAGACAGCAGGGCGTCCTCCGACCCCCAAGCTGCTTAAATCCCCGGGGGCAGAAGACCCTGGTAACCTTCGGCCAGTCAGAATCACACCCAATAACCCTCACTCCCCAACACCAAACAGAGCCCAAGCccaagaagaggagcaggaacaGGTCCTCAGCCCTTCTCAGCCTCGACCTCAGCCTCTGGGTCAGAACAAGACCTCGAATGAGCAGACGCCCACGGCACCAACAGTATCGGGCG AGAGCATAAGCAGTCCTCCGGCCCAAAGACTTTCAGCAGGCACCACAAATCCAGAGGAGGCGAGTCGTATCCTGGCTGAGAACAGACGGCTGGCCCgcgagcagagggagagagaggaagagaagcgcAGGCTACAGGAGGAGCAAGCAAG GCTAGCAAAGGAGGAGATGGCTCGCCGGAAAGCGGAGGAGCGagtaaagagagaggaggaggctcagcagcaggctgaggagaggagaagaaaggaggaggaagagaggaaggcagaggaagagaggcttgagaaagagagagaagaggcagagagactcCAGACACAG aaagaggaagaggagtctcgacagagagaggaggcagagcgactgaggcaggagagagagaaacactttCAGAAAGAGGAGGCCGAACgcctggagagaaaaaag CGCCTGGAGGAGATTATGAAGAGAACAAGACGTTCAGATACAGCAGAGAAG AAAGTAATTCCGAGCAGGAATGGAGACAGTGCAG CCTCTCCTGCTCCGTCAGCAGTGACGATGTCGCCAACACAGCACAGCAACGGCAACAGTCGACAAACTGAACCCAACCCAAACCCCAGCACCACAGCACTGAGCCATCCTGACCAGAG GGAGAATGGAGATTTCGAGGAGGTGATCGTCTTGCCTTCACATTCCAGGTTGTCTCCTcctgagggagaggagcagcagcagcagcaggaggaagagagagttCCTGTCATAGCCTTCAGGGAGAATGGTCTCCTAAAGCCTCTGAGTGGAATAGAGGATATATCAGCCCAGCAGGGACCAG